The Pseudomonas fulva 12-X sequence TGCAGGAAGCACGCTGGTTCATCAAGAGCCTGCAGAGCCGCAACGAAACCCTGATGAAGGTCGCCACGCAGATCGTCGAACACCAGCGCGGTTTCCTCGACTACGGCGACGAGGCCATGAAGCCTCTGGTACTGCACGATATCGCCGAGGCGGTGGGCATGCACGAGTCGACCATTTCCCGCGTCACCACCCAGAAATACATGCATACCCCGCGTGGCATTTACGAGCTGAAATACTTCTTCTCCAGCCACGTCAGCACCTCCGAAGGCGGCGAATGTTCGTCGACCGCTATCCGCGCGATCATCAAAAAACTGGTCGCAGCGGAAAATGCGAAAAAGCCATTGAGCGACAGCAAGATCGCTGGTTTACTGGAAGCACAGGGCATTCAAGTGGCGCGCCGCACAGTCGCCAAGTACCGTGAATCGCTCGGTATAGCGCCTTCGAGCGAACGCAAGCGACTGATGTAAGGGAGCCCTTGTAGCAACGCCCCAGTGTTCCTGCGGCAGGCTGCCAAGCCTGCCACTCACACACGGCAACAAGGAGAAGCGGTATGCAAGTCAACATCAGTGGACACCAGCTGGATGTGACAGACGCACTACGCAGCTACATCGAAGAGAAGCTCGAGCGCCTCGAGCGGCACTTCGACAAGATCACCAATGTGCAGGTCATTCTGGAGGTCGAGAAACTCAAGCAGAAAGTCGAAGCCACCTTGCACATCGCAGGAGGCGAAGTGGTGGCCAATGCCGAGCACGACGACATGTACGCAGCCATCGATCTACTCACCGACAAACTCGATCGCCAACTTATCAAGCACAAGGAAAAACAGCTCGATCGCCAGCAGGGCGCAATGGCCCGCTGAGTTCGTCCTTCTCCTATGATCCGACTTGAAACCATCCTGACCCCCGGCCGTTCCCTGGTGAACGTGCCGGGCGGCAGCAAGAAGCGTGTCCTCGAACAGATAGCCAGCGTGATCGCGCGTGATTTGCCCGACCTCGATGGCCAGACCATCTATGAAAGCCTGATTGCCCGCGAGAAGCTGGGCTCTACCGGCTTCGGCAACGGCATCGCCATTCCCCATTGCCGCCTGCCCGGCTGCAGTACACCGATCAGCGCGCTGCTCAAGCTGAGCACTGCCGTCGACTTCGACGCCATCGACGGTGCACCTGTCGACCTACTCTTCGTGCTGTTGGTACCCGAAGCGGCCACCGACGAGCATCTCGAACTGCTGCGCCAGATCGCCAGCATGTTCGATCGTGAGGAAGTCCGCGAACGGCTTCGCCAAGCTCAAGACAGCGAAGCCCTGTACCAGACCGTCGTGAACGTCCAGAACGGCCAATAGCCTGCGGGGTTAACCCATGCGCCTGATCATCGTCAGCGGTCGTTCCGGCTCGGGCAAGAGCACGGCGCTCGATGTACTCGAAGACAATGGGTTCTATTGCATCGACAACCTGCCGGCTGGGCTGCTGCCCGAGCTGGCGGAGCGCGCACTGCCCCATTCCGAATTGCTGCACCCGCAGGTGGCGGTGTCCATCGATGCGCGCAATCTGCCCAGCCAGCTCAGGCGCTTCGGTGAGCTGCTCGACGAAGTCCGCTCGCGCAACATCCAGTGCGACGTGCTGTATCTCGATGCCAGCGAGGAAACTCTGCTCAAG is a genomic window containing:
- the hpf gene encoding ribosome hibernation-promoting factor, HPF/YfiA family — encoded protein: MQVNISGHQLDVTDALRSYIEEKLERLERHFDKITNVQVILEVEKLKQKVEATLHIAGGEVVANAEHDDMYAAIDLLTDKLDRQLIKHKEKQLDRQQGAMAR
- the ptsN gene encoding PTS IIA-like nitrogen regulatory protein PtsN — translated: MIRLETILTPGRSLVNVPGGSKKRVLEQIASVIARDLPDLDGQTIYESLIAREKLGSTGFGNGIAIPHCRLPGCSTPISALLKLSTAVDFDAIDGAPVDLLFVLLVPEAATDEHLELLRQIASMFDREEVRERLRQAQDSEALYQTVVNVQNGQ